The Aedes aegypti strain LVP_AGWG chromosome 3, AaegL5.0 Primary Assembly, whole genome shotgun sequence genome contains a region encoding:
- the LOC5564858 gene encoding chromobox protein homolog 1, with the protein MSKKAPAKNDGPVEQEGEFSVEKILDRRVVNGKVEYYLKWKGYSSNDNTWEPEENLDCPDLIQAYEESRKKREKEAKEEGSSKKGRKSTADDKAPAAKRKSTGGEDKKIGFDRGLEPEEILGATDHNGQLMFLMKWKDAANADLVPAKQANVKCPQVVIKFYESRLTWQTSEKKNDAKDDYA; encoded by the exons ATGAGCAAGAAAGCCCCTGCGAAGAATGATGGACCAGTCGAGCAGGAAGGAGAATTTTCTGTTGAAAAGATTCTCGATAGGCGAGTTGTCAATGGAAAG gTGGAGTATTACCTAAAATGGAAGGGATACTCCTCAAACGATAATACATGGGAGCCAGAAGAGAATTTAGACTGCCCAGATCTGATTCAAGCCTATGAAGAGTCCAGAAAGAAGAGAGAAAAAGAAG CTAAAGAGGAAGGGTCCAGCAAAAAAGGTCGCAAATCTACAGCTGACGATAAAGCACCCGCAGCAAAGAGGAAGTCAACCGGTGGGGAAGATAAAAAGATTGGATTCGATCGGGGCCTGGAGCCAGAGGAAATTCttg GTGCCACTGACCATAACGGACAGCTGATGTTCTTGATGAAGTGGAAGGATGCGGCCAATGCGGATCTCGTACCGGCCAAGCAAGCCAACGTCAAGTGTCCGCAAGTTGTAATTAAGTTCTACGAGTCGCGCCTAACTTGGCAGACGTCCGAGAAAAAGAACGATGCAAAGGACGACTATGCCTAA